In Candidatus Limnocylindrales bacterium, a single window of DNA contains:
- a CDS encoding ABC transporter permease, producing MKKPVEKNAGKNRKVQEWRRERSLLFLYSPLLSFFLGILLAFLLSSLLISWVGASPLLAFKALILGAFGSLNGFTETLVKATPLMLTGLGLCVAFRSKVWNIGAEGQIHLGALATTLMGIYLPWFPSFISLPLTGLAGFFAGGLWAAIPGWLKIRWGVNEIITTLMMNYIAILGINYAVHVPLKEPGGFLPQSALIQPSVELPILVERTRLHAGILLGIAGAGALHILLARTTLGYQIQVVGLNPDAGRYSGIPVGKIILIAMVLSGGFAGLAGMGEIAGVHHRLLENFSPGYGYTAIVVALLAHLKPLAVILVSMLFAALIVGADTMQRVAGVPNSLVLIIESLIVLFVLGSRSLFHVRYPLLFVKDNEHKTTDGKLRIS from the coding sequence ATGAAAAAGCCGGTAGAGAAAAATGCAGGGAAAAACAGGAAAGTCCAGGAATGGAGAAGGGAGAGATCCCTCCTGTTCCTCTATTCCCCCCTTCTCTCATTTTTTCTTGGGATTCTACTGGCCTTCCTGCTGAGTAGTCTTCTCATAAGTTGGGTAGGTGCTAGCCCCCTGTTAGCCTTTAAAGCCCTTATTTTGGGGGCTTTTGGGAGTTTAAATGGCTTTACGGAAACCCTTGTTAAGGCGACTCCGTTGATGTTAACGGGACTTGGGTTATGTGTGGCCTTTCGAAGTAAAGTTTGGAATATAGGAGCCGAAGGTCAGATTCACCTGGGCGCTTTAGCAACCACTTTAATGGGAATTTACCTGCCCTGGTTTCCTTCTTTCATTTCCTTACCTCTTACGGGATTGGCTGGTTTCTTTGCCGGAGGCCTCTGGGCAGCCATACCCGGATGGCTCAAGATACGATGGGGAGTTAACGAGATTATTACCACCTTAATGATGAACTATATTGCCATTCTCGGGATTAACTATGCTGTTCATGTTCCCTTAAAAGAACCCGGTGGATTTTTACCCCAGTCGGCCTTGATTCAACCGTCTGTGGAACTTCCAATTTTAGTTGAACGAACCCGACTCCATGCCGGTATTCTTCTGGGAATTGCCGGAGCCGGAGCCCTCCACATCCTCTTAGCACGGACTACGTTGGGGTATCAAATTCAGGTTGTCGGTTTAAATCCAGATGCCGGTCGATATAGTGGAATTCCCGTAGGAAAAATTATCCTCATCGCCATGGTTCTCAGTGGAGGATTTGCCGGTTTAGCCGGTATGGGGGAAATTGCCGGAGTTCATCATCGCCTTCTGGAAAATTTCTCACCAGGATACGGATATACTGCCATTGTGGTTGCTTTACTTGCACATTTAAAACCTCTGGCTGTAATCTTAGTTAGTATGCTATTTGCGGCTCTCATTGTTGGAGCAGATACCATGCAACGGGTCGCAGGAGTTCCTAACTCTTTAGTATTGATTATTGAAAGCCTCATCGTTCTCTTTGTATTGGGAAGTCGTTCGTTGTTCCATGTTCGTTATCCGTTGCTTTTCGTAAAGGATAACGAACATAAAACAACGGATGGAAAGCTACGGATATCTTAA